DNA sequence from the Gordonia polyisoprenivorans genome:
CCCCGAGGCGCAGCAGGACTACGACAAGATCAAGGACCTCCTCGGCCGCGAACTGCTCGATCAGCGTTTCGCCGGGATGAAGGAGGCGCTCGAGGGCGCCACCGACGCCGACCGGCAGCGGGTGTCGGAGATGCTCTCCGACCTCAACGACCTCCTCAACGCCCACAACCGCGGTGAGGACACGTCGCAGGCGTTCGACGAGTTCATGGACAAACACGGCGAGTACTTTCCCGAGAACCCGCGCAACACCGAGGAACTCATCGATTCGCTGGCGCAGCGGGCTGCCGCGGCCCAGCAGTTCTACAACTCGCTGACGCCTGAGCAGCGGGCCGAACTCGATCAGCTCGCGCAGCAGGCATTCGGGTCGCCGGATCTGATGAGTCAACTCGCACAAATGGATTCGGCGCTGCGGCAGGCGCGGCCGGGGCTCGACTGGGACAACGCCCAGGAGTTCTCCGGTGATCAGCAGATGGGCCTGGGGGAGGGGGCCGCGGCACTGCGCGACATCTCCGAACTCGAGGCGCTCTCCGAACAACTGTCCCAGCAGTACGCCGGCGCGCAGATGGACGACATCGACATCGACGCACTGGAACGGCAACTCGGTGAGCAGGCCGGCGTCGACGCCCGCACCCTGCAGGAACTGGAGAAGGCGCTTCGCGAGGAGGGCTTCTTCGACCGCACCGCCGACGGCCGACTCCGCCTGAGCCCCAAGGCGATGCGTCAACTCGGGCAGGCGATCTTCCGGGACATCGCCGACCAGATGGGCGCGCGTGGCGACCGCCAGACCCGCAACAGTGGTCTGCTCGGCGAGCCGACCGGCTCGACCCGCGAATGGGCCTACGGCGACACCGACCCCTGGGATGTGTCACGCACCGTCGCCAACGCCGTGTTGCGCACTGCCGCAGAAGGACATCCGACCAGCGACCTGCATCCGGGTGTGCGGATCGACGTGCGCGACGTGGAGGTCGCCGAGACCGAGGCGCGCACACAGGCCGCGGTGGTGCTGCTCGTCGACACCTCGTTCTCCATGGAGATGGAGGGCCGCTGGACTCCGATGAAGCGCACGGCGATTGCGCTCAATCATCTGATCTCGACCCGTTTCCGCAGCGACGAACTGCATCTCATCGCGTTCGGCCGTTACGCCCGGTCGATCGACATCGCCGAACTGACCGGGTTGCAGCCGCGGATGGAGCAGGGCACCAACCTGCATCACGCGCTGTTGCTGGCCGGTCGGCATCTGCGTCGGTTCCCCAATGCGCAACCGGTGGTGCTCGTCGTCACCGA
Encoded proteins:
- a CDS encoding vWA domain-containing protein, which encodes MVQKNFHRSRYQRYTGGPDPLAPPVDLREALSEIGDDVMAGVSPQRALQEFLRRGSQDMRGLDKLREQVNRRRQELLKKRNLDGTFTEIRELLDRAVLNERKQLARDLDDEARFAEMQIGSLPASTAQAVEELSDYRWRSPEAQQDYDKIKDLLGRELLDQRFAGMKEALEGATDADRQRVSEMLSDLNDLLNAHNRGEDTSQAFDEFMDKHGEYFPENPRNTEELIDSLAQRAAAAQQFYNSLTPEQRAELDQLAQQAFGSPDLMSQLAQMDSALRQARPGLDWDNAQEFSGDQQMGLGEGAAALRDISELEALSEQLSQQYAGAQMDDIDIDALERQLGEQAGVDARTLQELEKALREEGFFDRTADGRLRLSPKAMRQLGQAIFRDIADQMGARGDRQTRNSGLLGEPTGSTREWAYGDTDPWDVSRTVANAVLRTAAEGHPTSDLHPGVRIDVRDVEVAETEARTQAAVVLLVDTSFSMEMEGRWTPMKRTAIALNHLISTRFRSDELHLIAFGRYARSIDIAELTGLQPRMEQGTNLHHALLLAGRHLRRFPNAQPVVLVVTDGEPTAHLDPSGEPFFFYPPHPQTIALTVRELDHVARLGAQVTFFRLGEDPGLAHFMDQIARRIGGRVIAPDVDGLGAAVVGDYLRSRRGPRRG